One Thiobacillus sp. genomic region harbors:
- a CDS encoding uroporphyrinogen decarboxylase: MSPLRNDTFLRALLRQPTDYTPTWLMRQAGRYLPEYCATRARAGSFMNLCMSPSLATEVTLQPLARYDLDAAILFSDILTIPDAMGLGLSFTQGEGPRFERPLREEWEIRDLAAPDPHDKLRYVIDAVSEIRRALDGSVPLIGFSGSPFTLACYMVEGQGSDTYATVKKMLYSRPDLFHHILQVTTRAVTDYLNAQIEAGAQAVMVFDSWGGMLSQAAYLEFSLPYMAEIMAGLTRERDGRVVPRIVFTKGGGLWLERIAACGADAVGLDWTIEIGDARKRVGDKVALQGNMDPTILMATPEAVAAEARRILASYGQGSGHVFNLGHGISQFTPPESVAVLVDTVREESRQYHGT, encoded by the coding sequence ATGAGCCCACTGAGAAACGACACCTTCCTGCGCGCCCTGCTGCGCCAGCCCACGGACTACACCCCCACCTGGCTCATGCGCCAGGCGGGCCGCTACCTGCCCGAGTACTGCGCCACCCGGGCCCGGGCCGGCAGCTTCATGAACCTGTGCATGAGCCCCTCCCTGGCCACGGAAGTCACCCTCCAGCCCCTGGCACGCTACGACCTGGACGCGGCCATCCTGTTCTCCGACATCCTCACCATCCCCGACGCCATGGGCCTGGGCCTGTCCTTCACCCAGGGCGAGGGACCCCGCTTCGAGCGCCCCCTGCGGGAGGAATGGGAGATCCGCGACCTGGCCGCGCCGGACCCCCACGACAAGCTGCGCTACGTCATTGATGCCGTTTCCGAGATCCGTCGCGCCCTGGACGGCTCCGTACCCCTCATCGGCTTTTCCGGCAGCCCCTTCACCCTGGCCTGTTACATGGTGGAGGGTCAGGGCAGCGACACCTACGCCACGGTGAAGAAGATGCTCTACAGCCGGCCGGACCTGTTCCACCACATCCTCCAGGTGACCACCAGGGCGGTGACCGACTACCTGAACGCCCAGATCGAGGCGGGCGCCCAGGCGGTAATGGTGTTCGACTCCTGGGGCGGCATGCTGTCCCAGGCGGCCTATCTGGAATTCTCCCTGCCTTACATGGCCGAGATCATGGCGGGCCTGACCCGGGAGCGGGACGGCCGCGTGGTGCCCCGCATCGTCTTCACCAAGGGCGGCGGGCTGTGGCTGGAACGGATCGCCGCCTGCGGCGCCGACGCCGTGGGCCTGGACTGGACCATCGAGATCGGCGACGCCCGCAAGCGGGTGGGCGACAAGGTGGCGCTGCAGGGCAACATGGACCCCACCATTCTCATGGCCACCCCCGAGGCCGTGGCCGCCGAGGCCAGGCGTATCCTGGCCAGCTACGGCCAGGGTTCGGGACACGTTTTCAACCTGGGCCACGGCATTTCCCAGTTCACGCCGCCTGAGAGCGTGGCGGTGCTGGTGGACACGGTGCGGGAAGAGAGCAGGCAGTACCACGGCACCTGA